CTTCGTCTTCATGTTTTTGAAAGGAATCCAAAATACTGGCGGATATCCAAACTGCGCAGAAAGTACTGGCTTGAATGTTCAAATGTGAGGTGGACTAGGTGGCCAGTCAGTTGAATTTTCCTGTCATTGCGTGATCGACTCTGAGTGACATGTTCCCATATCGCTCAGTGTGATTAAGCGAATTAGCCGCCACATCAGCACATTTCCCGTAAGTGTCCAGCGAGTAATCTGCTCTTGGTGGGTCATTTTGGGTAGTATGGCTTCAGTAAAGCTGCTTTCCGCCAATCGTTCACTGAGTATTATGGTCATTACGCCCGTGGCCTGATTCAAGGGAAAATAgaaagtgtcattcattcattggcaAAGTAGTATACTCATTGACCTGCATATTGATGGTGtccattttgcattgtttttctaGGAGCTACGTTCCCGCGAAGAGGAGCTAACGAGGGCCGCTCTCCAGCAAAAGTCCCATGAGGAACTGCTAAAGCGGCGCGAGCAACAACTGGCCGAGAGGGAGATCAACGTGCTGGAACGGGAGCTCAACATCCTCATCTTTCAGCTCAATAAAGACAAACCCAACGTCAAAAAGCGCAAGGGAAAATTCAAGAGATCCCGCCTCAAGTTGAAGGATGGCAACCGCATCAGTTTGCCCTCAGGTTTGTGCCTTGGGGGTCATCAAATTACAGGCACGATATTATGGGATGTTTGAAGGGTGCCCTTGTGATCAAAGTATAGAGCAAAGCTGCCGAATTCTCCAAAATTTCCAGATTTGGGACTTTCAACAGCCTCTGTAAACTCTGGAAATCCCAAAAATTGTCtcctaatattattattattatttgaagcaaccattttggaacaGTGCAAAATTGCCGCCATCTTCCACATTTACTTCAACTGCACTAAAAAACTGATAAATTCAGAAACCTGAGTGAATCATCCAAGCATgaaaataacagtttgatttaaattgtccgttattattattattattttttacatttttatatggaATCTGCGCAAAATGCATTCACTCCTGATGacaactttttcttttcccaacGCCAAATGTTATTAATGTATCAAGTGTCTGTTATATCATCTCCCATCTCTCTCTTTTTGGCAGATTTCCAGCACAAAATCACAGTGCAAGCTTCACCCTCCATGGACAAGAGGCGGAGCCTTCACAGCACTAGCTCCTCCCCTCCCAGCAGTCCCACACTTATACCCCGCCTACGAGCTATTCaacgtgagttttttttcttcatattactattatttttttcctttcctattCAACATCCGACCCTGCACGTATGACACGGGAAAACGCAAGAGGGGAACATTGGCGGTGACAAGGCGCATCGGAACAAAAGCGGGCAAAGCCACTAGTTTGAACTGTTTGCTAATGTTGTTAGTCACGCACCAATGGCTCTGCAACAACTGGAACAAATTCCGCTTGACTGCGCGGTTGGTCGTGGGCTTCGTTCAACGTGCACGGCTAGCTTAGATTAGCCGCCGCCAAATATGGATCGCCGTTCGCCAAAAGGCAGCAAGACGTTACCGTGATTTCTTTATCTCAACTAGCATGTCGCTAAAACGTGGATTTGAGTGGTAATGATGcccaaaaaatgtcctttttaaaaaaaaaatctttcttattgacattttacatgtttttttcaaccAATAGTTATCTGAACATCTTtgctcttcatttttttattgtaacttgaacttttagtttgtttttggtgtCTGATTGAAAAATGGGCCGcctaaaaatgcactttttttttaaatggctgttTAAAAATACCCTACATACTTAACGGAATTGATCATGTAAGATAAGGGGACCTTCAAAtaatcagaaaataaaaaaatatgttcttttaGGACTTAAGTTTGTTGTATCATTGTGGTTTgtaattgttgtttgtgtgtgtacagtCACGCAGGATGAGAGCAACCGCACGTGGGGGCGTAACCCCCCCTTAAGGCCGGAAGAATTTGATGACGTGAGGAGGGGCATCAAGAAGAAGGGGAGAACTTGGGGTCCCAGTTCAGTGCAAAGCAAGGAGAGGCCCACTGCCGCGGAGAGGTATGTTTTTGGACAAATCCTTTTGGCTTTTCGGAGAATGTTTTGAAAAGCGCGTGCTTTGTCTTTAGGGTACGGCCGCTCTCCGACGGCAGCAACCCGTCGTGGTCTACCGGTCTGGCCAAGTCGCAGAAGCCTGTCCCCGTCCCGCTCGCCTCTCTCTTTGCCGAACAAGGTGGGCGTCGTTCCAATTTGCCAATCAACCATTGTAATTTgaggtgctcggatgtttggtcaccagtcttttggtcgccggtcaaatggtgacatagagtttactgttgaaatcagctctcaaaattatattcatgagagagtttaatatttagatatatactgtttttaacagtacttagatattaaacactacttagatattaaacagtacttagatattaaacactacttagatattaaacagtacttagatattaacctctccttggatattaaacactacttagatattaaacagtacttagatattaaactccttggatattaaacactacttagatattaaacactacttagatattaaacactacttggatattaaacactacttagatattaaactctctctcatgaatataattttgataatatcgaagagagagtttaatatctgagtagtgtttaatatctaagtagtgtttaatatctaagtagtgtttaatatctaagtaggcgaccaaacgtccggtcacggaattTAAGCGTCATTTCGAGTTTTCAAACGATGGAATATTTGCTCGCTTCTTCTTCATTTTCAATGATCACTGCCTTCCAGGAGAGGGCGCCCGAGACGACTCCTTGCCTCCAGAGTCTCCCGACAGCAGCTCCAAACCAAAGCAGCTCAAATTCCCCAACCAGGTCTACCTGGATCTACCTCTCTGGCGGGACGAGCAGCAGAACGCCCCGGGCGTGGGCGCCGAGGTTCCGGCAGGGCCGGCGCCCGTCTCGGCGACCCCGGCCGAAAGCCCGGAagacgccgccgccaccacctccACCTCTTCGGCCTCCACCACCCCGCAGCTCACGCCCACCAATAGCCTGAAGAGGGCGTCGCCCCGCCGCAAGATGGATTCGGTGCTGTACGGCTGCGGCTGGCTGCTGGCCTCCGTGGCGTTGGGCTACGACGTCCGCGACGCCCTCAAGAACGCCCAGGACGAGGGCGAGCCGCCGcgggaagagaagaagaagaaggagggtCTGTTCCAGCGCGCCACCCGCTTCCGCCGCAGCACCTCGCCGCCGCCCAACGGCGGGCGCTCCCGGAAGGACGAGGCGTCGCCGGGCCGCGTCTCCGCCCCGCACGCCAACCTGGTCTCCATGTCGGCCATCGCCGAATGCAAGTCCACAAAGTGCCTGCTCCAGTCGGAGGCGGAGTTGGCCCGCTGTGGCCACACCCATCCCGACCCACCGCCACCCGTCACTCATCCCGTGGAGACCCCTCGTCCGGTAGAAAAAAAGCCCAGCCCGCCACCGTCAACCCAAAGTCAACCAGCGGAGGTCGCCAATCATCACATGGGGACACGCCTCCGCAGAAAAAAGTACAACAACCACAACGGTAAGTTatcgtcttttttttccaaaatacagCGAATTAGTTgtgtaatattcattttttaaattgaataggTGGCGTGACAACATTATTaggttttttaaaatgttttaatctaTTTGGTTGGAAGTTGCACTGCGCCCGTTCCACATTGCTCCGCCCATCCCTGCCTGGACtctcttattttgaaacattttttagtgTGCACTTCTCTCTCAGATTCCTCACGTTTTTGCTTTTACGGTTGCTGGTCTGGATCCTAGCAACTGTCACCATAGGGTTTGGGTCTAGGTGGCTCCTACTTTTCTATTGGCCTGATTCCCTATTTGTTGAAGGTTGAGTTTTTTGGGGCTGAAGGTGGGTGGGGCCACTCCCCCCAGAATGTTATTTGGGTCACTCCCGATTGCTACTTTACTACTATACTACTTTTATTTATGCTAATAAGTTGCATGCTAATTGAAGTAAATATCTCATAGTAGTTCCATTTGGTCCAGTAAAGTccaacagatttttttccagtgtgttTTCAACCTTTTCCCCTCTAATATCTCgcctaaatatacatttaaagcatttaattttatttcccgATGACTTCAAGCTAAAACTTATCAATCAACCCGCTACAATGAAGTTGCCTTTATTTAGCCACCCCCTTTTTTAAGTATATGgtactaatttattttttttaaaggaattaatgtcatttctttttcccGGCAGCCAATGGCCTTCCCAGCTTACCGCCCCCCGCCACTCCCAAGAAAAGCAGCGCCAGAGAGACGGCGCGACCCGTCTCCTTCTGGGCCAAGCCTCACGCCCGAGGCCTGGTGGCCCACTTGGGCAAGAGCTACTCGCTAGGCCGCTACTCGGGCGAGAAGGCGGCGCAGGCCTGCTCGCTGCTAGACATGGACGCCGAGGGACAGAACCGAGACTGCACCGTGCCGCTGTGCCGCATCCAGAGCTCGCCGGGAAGGCCCACCGTCTACGAGCTGGAGAAAGAGTTCCTGTCGTAGGGATCACGGACACCTAAAACGGACTGAAGCAGGTACAATTCCCGTCACACTTCCTGCCACTCGCCGCAAAAAAACGTGCTTTTGGAAAGTTGTCACCTGGCCTTGATATTGAACCACCAAAATAAAGGTGCTATGAAGTAGTAAATGGTGACCgcatccctaaaaaaatgaaattactgAACTCGATGTCATTTTAGAAGTAGAAAATTAATTTGGCACTGAAATTGGGgggatttgggttcaaatccaggtcagtccacttaTATATGTTCTCCCCTAtatatgttctccccaggcttgcgtgggttttctccgggcaccctggtttcctcccacatttcaaagacatgcattgtaagctgattggacactctaaattggccctaggaaggagtgattggttgtttttcctcatcctgccctgtgattggctgaccaccaattcagggtgccccctgcctctagcccaaagtcagctgggataggctccagcacccccgcaagtCAAGTGGGTCAAAAAATGcaatgagaatttttttttgcaattctggttatgacatcacaaccagaattgaccatcaaatctatttttagattaatTAGGATCTCATTTCATAATCCAATATTTTCTGACACACTTTTGCTTTGGTCTCCAAAATATAACCATTTATAAATTGACTGGCTATAATATTTCATAGCATCTTTAAAagcatattttggaaaaaaaaacttgaatcttTTCCATTTTTAGGCGAGCCACGGGAAGTGTAACAATTTGGCCAACACAGTTCACTTGTCCCCGCAAATGACCAGAAAATATTGTGTCATTTTGCATCATCACTTGAGTTATCATACCAACCCTCCGTTTCCATTCCAAAATTTGACACCACAGTTCTGGCCACTTTGACTCCTCCGAGTGACGTCGTTTGTcagtgttttgtattttttttgtccgtttttttttgttttgttttcaagtcATTGGCTCCCTCTGACACCAATTAACGACGACCACTCTTTTTGGATTGGACGCCCGCCTTGTCACTGTCAATGCTACCGAATCTCTGCATTCTTGTATTTATACAATATCtatttttctatgggaaaaatgtgTATGCAATCGTCCTCGCTTAAcaaatccaagtttatttaaggGAATTAGCATATAAAAGACTTcctttttatatctataaacaCATGAATTGCTGCTCCCAAGTGTCCCACTACCCAAACATGGCGGCCTTACCCTAGAGCGCCCCCTATAGGCCCCCCAAAAAGCATCCGCCTTTTCAACGGATTAGCGCCATGACTTTTCCAACTCAGTTCTGAACGTTTTCTAAGCTgctccattttggatttttttccaaacttccctttttttatacagattTGATTATTTACGTATAATATTTGGCAAAACGGATTCCTCAGGATCGGGATTTTTGTCTTCAAAGACACTTTTTCTAAGACATCCTCCATAGTGTAAATAAAACCTCTTAGATTAGCCAATGGGAATCCTCGAAACTACAATACTTTTGTACTGTAATTGGATTTTCTCGGCAAAAAAGTGTCCTTTTGAGGGTAATTCTTCCTCCAATCAACTCCCACCAGCAAGAAAAAATCCTCCCAAAGCATAGTGGCCACCTCAAATGTACCCACACCCTCTGTGGGACTCGAACCCGAGCATCAACCTACCCGAAGCCAAGCCAACATTCCCTGGtcagtctttattttttattttcttttcttctcttgTGGGAACTTCGGCCAAGTGGACCAAAATGAAAGCGACGAACGAGCACGAAACGccgaaaaaaaaggactttgtagtgctttttttgcgcccgaccaaaatgtgatttatggCGGCGTAGTGGAAAAAGACTCCGAGTGACCTCCGTCGACCTCCGACGGAATGACGAGCACTACGTAAAAGTTTAACGCAATCCACTGGGCcttcagtctttttttaattgttattattacagTATTTCATTGCCTGATTGATCAAGAGTAtcaacatttttcaataaaGTTGAAATTCAGACTTTATGGAGAGTCTACAATATGTTAAGCTAACTCCTTCACGGCGTGGCGATGCACTTTTCGGGTCCACGGACGCTCTGGAATCCCAATCTCGGCAAGACGCTTTGCGAGCGGAAGCAATATTTGATTTTGCGCTTGACTTTGCTCAGCAGAAGACTCCCCGAGCAGCACTTCACTTTAAACACCTCCTGGAAACATATTCAAGCTTAAATCGACCCATTTGTCAATCTAGAATTTTCCGAAGACCAATGGCGCCACCGTAAGGTAGCCACGCcccctttgtaaaaaaaattaaatagtaaTCTTCGATTGTAGTAGCTTTAGTGAGGTATTTGATCCCCAACTGCCACTCTTCTCCCATCTACATCGATTAAAAGAAAGCTCAGTGGCGCCCCCACCAGGAAGACACTTGtcatcacatcttttttttttttttttggtgtgcaaCCTGTttcattttgtgaaatgtttCTAGCGGCACCACTGCCGCTTTTCCATCTACTGGGATTAAAAGAAAGCTCAGTGGCGCCCCCACAGGAAGACACTTGtcatcacatcttttttttttttttttagtgtgcaaCCTGTTTCACCCCGTTAAATGTTTCTAATAACGCCACAACCCCTCTTTCCCCATCTACAATGATTAAAAGAAAGCTCAGTGGCGCCCCCACCAGGAAGACCCTTGTCATCACACctgggttttttattttatatgtattttacctCTTGTTGACCCTTTTGCTCCAGCAGGTAGATGTTGTAGACCAAGTGGGAGTGGAGCCGGCTGGCGTGCAACTTCCTGGCCAGGGTCGGGGGGGTCTCCACCAAGACCAAGATGCCTTGCTCACTAACGTTCAGGCTGAGTGGAGGGGCACTGATTTTGGCTAAAGGAAGGAAAAGCACTTTTTGTTGGCTTTGTTGGCCACAAACAAACAGTTTTCCTTACTGTCGAGCCTGGGGCTGAATCTGGGCGAGAGAACCCACTGGGAAGTCCAGGACGGCGGGGAAGAGGCTCGAAGTCTGGCGTAGTACCACTCCCGGGGGTCGGAGGTGACGGCGCTCAGGTCGCAGTGATGCTCACGGATGCCCTGGCACCGTGCAGCGTCCGACCACTCCGCCGCGCCGTAACTGGCGGCCCAACGAGGTAAGACCCTTGtaacttttgtttgtttaaactCGGGTTTTCTTGGTGGGTCACTAGTGAGCCGGACCAGTTCTCTTTTAGGCACCAAATTGTGAACTTTGTGGCTTTTCATAGATtatagtcttccctcgattatcattttttccatttttttctgctatcaattattatttaattcttaaagtttataaaaatgtgaaaattaatgCTGAAACTTGTAAGTGGAAGCCTCTTTTGCTACTAAGACTGAAAAAAAGATAGTTATGATGGGAaaaccctactttgcgatttttcaatgATCCCGGCTATGTTTGGTCGACTTttaccgcgatattcgagggattactgtaattataAAAATCAATTGGCCTCAATTTCAATTTCCttcttttactaactaccactaCATGCTCTAACTTTTGTATTTAAGTCCACAGGTTCCACTACCACTGAAAAAAGTAAGTACAACTTTTAAACAATACTAAAACTCCTTTGTAAATGTATAACGTTAAAACCTTAGCTAATGCCATACATATTGCTGTGTGAAATGGGAAATTGCCAGAAATAATTGTAACTTGTGACCGTGTGCATTAACACAGCTAGATTTGAGTTTTATGTCGACAAAACGAGAATCTCGGAATGGAGACATTATGTACACTGTCTTAAAAGCTCAGTAAATCCTGTCCAGTCTTTTTTAGCCGCAGACCTCACATTTTCCACTGGACATCGTAGCGAAGATCGGCATTGTCATCGTCGGCGGGCGGCGTCCAGCGGAGGACGTCCTTGAAATCCACAGAGTCAAACGTGACATCGACGGGAGATGCCGGCGAGACTGCGGACCGCAAGAGTTCCAACACGAAGAGGAATGAGCGCAATCGCCATTTCGGACAGAAAGGAAACGTTTACCTGGCGACGCCGAAGTGGCCGACGAGTCCAGCATCAGCCGCAACGCCATCAGAACTCCTGCTAGAAAGTACTCCATTTGGTCCACTGCAGAACTGGTGAGTGGAGCTTTCTACCTTTTAAAAAGCAACCTCTTCCtcatttccgtttttttttaatctggtagAAGACTGACcccgtcctttttttttttacagaagtcCACGTGAGCAAAGACAACGAGGTGTTTTGGACACACGTTTTTGGCATATACGGACGTTGGAGGAAGAAGTCGACACATCCCTGGAGCTGTGACAACTTTTTCGGAAGTGCAGTAAGTGTCCCACTATTCATCCAATAAATTAATTGGCcgagaaaaatgttttgaagtCAAATTTTTTTGCTCCGTTATTGTTAAGTGAGAGGCCAGCGCTAGTCagtaattgttttaaaaaatacttaatatttgattttttttttgcttgatacTAGAGGTTAGCATGCATTTGGCGGTCTGTACACAATGTGACTTGAACAGCCGTGACTTACTGTAATGCATAGCGTTTCACTTCCACTCCGCAGGCAAAATgcaaagaggaagaaaagcTGAGCCGCGGGCATCTGCTGTTAGCCTTGTGCTTCCTCGGGGAAGACGTTTAAATGTCAGCAGTGGCGTTTTTTCAGCCGCCGGCGCCACCAATTTGCAAAAAGACCACGCAAGACTTGTTTCGCTTATGTTGCTTTATTCAGTGCCAACAATTATACTCAAGTCAATAAAAATACATcagaaaaacaagacaaaatgcAGCAGGTAAAGTACATTTGCAAACACACGTATGTACACATACGcgcatgtacgtatgtacacaTGCGtgcatgtacgtatgtatacatacgtacatgtacgtatgtatacatacgtacatgtacgtatgtatacatacgtacatgtatgtatgtatacatacgtacatgtatgtatgtatacatacgtacatgtatgtatgtatacatacgtacatgtatgtatgtatacatacgtacatgtatgtatgtatacatacgtacatacatacatgtacgtatgtatacgtacatacatacatgtacgtatgtatacatacgtacatgtatgtatacatacatacgtacatgtatgtatgtatacatacgtacatacatacatgtacgtatgtatacgtacatgtatgtatacatacgtacatacatgtacgtatgtatacataacgtacatgtatgtatacatacatacgtacatgtatgtatgtatacatacgtacatacatacatgtacgtatgtatacgtacatgtatgtatacatacgtacatacatgtacgtatgtatacatacgtacatgtatgtatacatacgtacgtacatgtacgtatctatacgtacgtacatgtacgtatgtatgcatacgtacatgtacgtatgtatacatacgtacatgtacgtatgtatacatacgtacatgtacgtatgtatgcatacgtacgtacatgtacgtatgcatacatacgtacatgtacgtatgcataccatacgtacatgtacgtatgtatacatacgtacatgtacgtatgtatgcatacgtacgtacatgtacgtatgcatacatacgtacatgtacgtatgcatacatacgtacatgtacatatgtatgcatacgtacgtacatgtacgtatgcatacatacgtacatgtacgtatgcatacatacgtacatgtacgtatgcatacatacgtacatgtacgtatgcatacatacgtacatgtacgtatgtatacatacgtacatgtacgtatgtatacatacgtacatgtatgtatgtatacatacgtacatgtatgtatgtatacatacgtacatgtatgtatgtatacatacgtacatgtatgtatgtatacatacgtacatgtatgtaagtatacatacgtacatacatacatgtacgtatgtatacgtacatacatacatgtacgtatgtatacatacgtacatgtatgtatacatacatacgtacatgtatgtatgtatacatacgtacatacatacatgtacgtatgtatacgtacatgtatgtatacatacgtacatacatgtacgtatgtatacataacgtacatgtatgtatacatacatacgtacatgtatgtatgtatacatacgtacatacatacatgtacgtatgtatacgtacatgtatgtatacatacgtacatacatgtacgtatgtatacatacgtacatgtatgtatacatacgtacgtacatgtacgtatctatacgtacgtacatgtacgtatgtatgcatacgtacatgtacgtatgtatacatacgtacatgtacgtatgtatacatacgtacgtacatgtacgtatgcatacatacgtacatgtacgtatgcatacatacgtacatgtacgtatgcatacatacgtacatgtacgtatgcatacatacgtacatgtacgtatgcatacatacgtacatgtacgtatgtatacatacgtacatgtacgtatgcatacatacatgtatgtatgtatgtatgtatatgtacatacatatatccaTCCATACAATTAAGGATTTTGAGCTTTGTTTTCCCATATTTAATCACAGTGTGTAAAGTGTCCATTTAGTGctcttaataaaaataaaataaaaaacttgccATGAATGTGTTTGCTTTGACCGCTCGGCTAGCTTTCTAAGAAGTCCAAGAAAGGCCGGCGTCAACGGTAGCCTTCCACGTATTCATCCGGCGACAGTCTCTCCACCGTGTTGCGTCCTTCGTACGCGTGGTGGTCGGAAACGTCCTCGTCGGCTTCCTCCATTTCCTCTCCGTCCGCGTctctgtcctcctcctcctcctcgtcgacGGGCTCGTCGACGAGGCCGTCGACGTCCGACTCGGACGGCGGCGTCTCCACCACCAGCAGCTGCGGATCCATCTCCTCTTTGCGCGTGTCGAAGCGCTGCAAGACACGCGCAAAGAAATCAGAAATTAGCCTCAAACAGACTTCGCGGAACGACGAAAAGGACACACCAGAGAAGCGGGAAGCTCAGACGAAGAAGGTCTAGCCCTTTTCCAGGAGATCATGACGAGGACGGCAAAGACGGcggccagcagcagcagcgacGACGCCACCACGGGAATGATCACGTCTCCACGATCTCCTGCGCCAAAACCACCACGttctaacatttttcttttccaagtCACACAGGTAATAATGCCAATGATTGTCAAAGCCACCGACTCAACTGTTTTTCAGGACGGGCCGAGCGCAGTAATCCCGCGTTCCGTAAACGCCGATCCTCTCCAGTTCCCCACTGATGGCCACGCAGGGCGGACGAGGACCGGCCTCCACGGGCAGCCTGTGCCGGCACACTTCCTCGGTGCAGCGCAAGTCGGCAAATTCCTTCTGCAAGAGATGGACAGAAGCAGACAAAAATCTTCAATGAGGTAAAAACCAACGAGTCGTGCATTATTTCTGTAAAAAAGCCTATTTTTTTGAAAAGATCCTTCTGCTACAAGGCCGCCAGAGCAATGCAGATGCCAAAAAATGGtccattttcaagttttttaattttttcaatcATCTGGAGACATTCTCAGTGTGTCAATCAAACTTGTTTTGTCTTTACCTTCTCCAGGGTGACATCATACATGAAAAGGGGTAGAATCCCGTCATCCTGCTGCTCGTTTCTCCTTTTCCTAGAGGGTGAAGGAAGACCGTGCTGGTACACCAGCCAAGGATGCTGAAAGCTGAGCAGAAGAAAGTGCTCGTCCTGCTCCAACACGGTAACGGGCGGAAGGTCCAGAGAACCTGGAGGAAGAAATACATAAAACTCAAGTCAGTATGGACATTCTAAAGTCAACTGTGTTTTGA
The nucleotide sequence above comes from Stigmatopora nigra isolate UIUO_SnigA chromosome 12, RoL_Snig_1.1, whole genome shotgun sequence. Encoded proteins:
- the map3k21 gene encoding mitogen-activated protein kinase kinase kinase 21, whose translation is MDVSQAAFPNGEGRPGGGDDGGGVGAGIRDPSWTDSPTHPWAHSAPLCPTRSLWTAAYDYEASGEDELSLRRGDVVEVLSKDAAISGDEGWWTGKINHRVGIFPSNYVTYQPAIYRLPAASARERVPAPPVQIPFVELVLEEIIGVGGFGKVYRGTWKDQEVAVKAARQDPDEDITATAASVKQEAKLFSMLQHPNIIKLEGVCLDEPNLCLVMEYARGGTLNRALTGRRIPPHILVNWAVQIARGMHYLHEEAVVIHRDLKSSNVLLLETIENDDIGRKTLKITDFGLAREWHKTTKMSAAGTYSWMAPEVIKSSTFSKGSDVWSYGVLLWELLTGEVPYRGIDGLAVAYGVAVNKLTLPIPSTCPEPFARLMEECWDQDPHVRPSFSCILEQLSAIEEAVMATMPQESFHIMQDDWRVEIQEMFDELRTKEKELRSREEELTRAALQQKSHEELLKRREQQLAEREINVLERELNILIFQLNKDKPNVKKRKGKFKRSRLKLKDGNRISLPSDFQHKITVQASPSMDKRRSLHSTSSSPPSSPTLIPRLRAIQLTQDESNRTWGRNPPLRPEEFDDVRRGIKKKGRTWGPSSVQSKERPTAAERVRPLSDGSNPSWSTGLAKSQKPVPVPLASLFAEQGEGARDDSLPPESPDSSSKPKQLKFPNQVYLDLPLWRDEQQNAPGVGAEVPAGPAPVSATPAESPEDAAATTSTSSASTTPQLTPTNSLKRASPRRKMDSVLYGCGWLLASVALGYDVRDALKNAQDEGEPPREEKKKKEGLFQRATRFRRSTSPPPNGGRSRKDEASPGRVSAPHANLVSMSAIAECKSTKCLLQSEAELARCGHTHPDPPPPVTHPVETPRPVEKKPSPPPSTQSQPAEVANHHMGTRLRRKKYNNHNANGLPSLPPPATPKKSSARETARPVSFWAKPHARGLVAHLGKSYSLGRYSGEKAAQACSLLDMDAEGQNRDCTVPLCRIQSSPGRPTVYELEKEFLS
- the il22ra2 gene encoding interleukin-22 receptor subunit alpha-2 codes for the protein MEYFLAGVLMALRLMLDSSATSASPVSPASPVDVTFDSVDFKDVLRWTPPADDDNADLRYDVQWKIYGAAEWSDAARCQGIREHHCDLSAVTSDPREWYYARLRASSPPSWTSQWVLSPRFSPRLDTKISAPPLSLNVSEQGILVLVETPPTLARKLHASRLHSHLVYNIYLLEQKGQQEVFKVKCCSGSLLLSKVKRKIKYCFRSQSVLPRLGFQSVRGPEKCIATP
- the LOC144205713 gene encoding uncharacterized protein LOC144205713 isoform X2, which codes for MSDVSKRAILDSPNVAPPYNVTLHCGNLINQLSWNYDHPPAGLHFRVEIDRFFSSRKIPPLQVDLPQLQANVSFLSAWRDAYNLYVTAVLGNQTSERVPSDGVSFSYDVDSPTSHKCSLDLPPVTVLEQDEHFLLLSFQHPWLVYQHGLPSPSRKRRNEQQDDGILPLFMYDVTLEKKEFADLRCTEEVCRHRLPVEAGPRPPCVAISGELERIGVYGTRDYCARPVLKNRDVIIPVVASSLLLLAAVFAVLVMISWKRARPSSSELPASLRFDTRKEEMDPQLLVVETPPSESDVDGLVDEPVDEEEEEDRDADGEEMEEADEDVSDHHAYEGRNTVERLSPDEYVEGYR
- the LOC144205713 gene encoding uncharacterized protein LOC144205713 isoform X1, which codes for MERTCGNLPLVLTFVLAITSARVAPPYNVTLHCGNLINQLSWNYDHPPAGLHFRVEIDRFFSSRKIPPLQVDLPQLQANVSFLSAWRDAYNLYVTAVLGNQTSERVPSDGVSFSYDVDSPTSHKCSLDLPPVTVLEQDEHFLLLSFQHPWLVYQHGLPSPSRKRRNEQQDDGILPLFMYDVTLEKKEFADLRCTEEVCRHRLPVEAGPRPPCVAISGELERIGVYGTRDYCARPVLKNRDVIIPVVASSLLLLAAVFAVLVMISWKRARPSSSELPASLRFDTRKEEMDPQLLVVETPPSESDVDGLVDEPVDEEEEEDRDADGEEMEEADEDVSDHHAYEGRNTVERLSPDEYVEGYR